A DNA window from Enoplosus armatus isolate fEnoArm2 chromosome 9, fEnoArm2.hap1, whole genome shotgun sequence contains the following coding sequences:
- the LOC139290658 gene encoding delayed-rectifier potassium channel regulatory subunit KCNS2-like: protein MTGQVPGKPGGGAPMDDNAAICINVGGFKKRLQSDTLSRFPETRLARLLHCQSKESILELCDDYDDTEKEFYFDRNPALFPYVLNFYNTGRLHVMAELCIFSFSQEIEYWGINEFFIDSCCSSAYHCRKMDQDREDWDDRSDEGSTTSSFDELLEFYSDATKFDKQLLGSARRRVWLMLDNPGYSVASRIISILSILVVLGSIATMCMNSMSEFSLLDSDGQPTEDPRFETVEHFGIGWFTLELVARFAVAPDLLHFFEHPLNVIDLVSILPFYLTLLINLVVESSPALANLGRVAQVLRLMRIFRILKLARHSTGLRSLGATLRNSYKEVGLLLLYLAVGVSFFSVMAYTVEKEDSEDLSTIPACWWWATVSMTTVGYGDVVPVSIAGKLTASACILAGILVVVLPITLIFNKFSLFYKRQKQLEVAMRSCDFDEGIKEVPSVNLRNYYAHKVKSLMASLSNMSRSSPSEHSLNESIH, encoded by the coding sequence ATGACAGGTCAGGTCCCGGGGAAACCGGGCGGCGGGGCTCCCATGGATGACAACGCCGCCATCTGCATCAACGTGGGCGGCTTCAAGAAGCGTCTCCAGTCCGACACTCTCTCCCGGTTCCCCGAGACGAGGCTTGCGCGTCTGCTCCACTGCCAGTCCAAGGAGTCCATCCTGGAGCTGTGCGACGACTACGACGACACGGAGAAAGAGTTTTACTTCGACAGGAACCCGGCGCTCTTCCCCTACGTGTTGAATTTCTACAACACGGGGCGGCTGCACGTCATGGCCGAGCTGTGCATCTTCTCCTTCAGCCAGGAGATCGAGTACTGGGGCATCAACGAGTTCTTTATCgactcctgctgcagcagcgccTACCACTGCAGGAAGATGGACCAGGACCGGGAGGACTGGGATGACAGAAGCGACGAAGGGAGCACCACGTCGTCTTTTGACGAGCTGTTGGAGTTTTACAGCGACGCCACCAAGTTTGATAAGCAGCTGCTCGGGAGCGCGCGCAGGCGCGTCTGGTTGATGCTGGATAACCCCGGTTACTCCGTGGCCAGCCGCATCATCAGCATCCTCTCCATCCTGGTGGTGCTGGGCTCCATCGCCACTATGTGCATGAACAGCATGAGCGAGTTCAGCCTGTTGGACAGTGACGGGCAGCCCACGGAGGACCCCCGTTTCGAGACTGTGGAGCACTTTGGCATCGGCTGGTTCACCCTGGAGCTGGTCGCCAGGTTCGCGGTGGCGCCGGATCTTCTGCATTTCTTCGAGCACCCGTTAAATGTGATAGACCTGGTGTCCATACTTCCCTTTTACCTGACGCTCCTTATAAACCTGGTGGTGGAGAGCAGCCCGGCGCTGGCCAACCTGGGACGCGTAGCGCAAGTGTTGAGGCTGATGAGGATTTTCCGCATCCTGAAGCTGGCCCGTCACTCCACGGGGCTGCGCTCCCTGGGGGCCACACTCAGAAACAGCTACAAAGAAGTGGGCCTCCTGCTTCTCTACCTGGCCGTCGGCGTGTCGTTTTTCTCCGTCATGGCCTACACggtggagaaggaggacagCGAGGATCTCTCCACCATCCCGGCGTGCTGGTGGTGGGCCACCGTCAGCATGACCACTGTCGGGTACGGGGACGTGGTGCCGGTGTCCATAGCGGGCAAGCTGACCGCCTCGGCGTGCATCCTGGCCGGGATCTTAGTCGTCGTGCTTCCGATCACGCTCATTTTCAATAAATTCTCTCTCTTCtacaagagacaaaaacagctgGAGGTCGCAATGAGAAGCTGCGATTTCGACGAGGGGATAAAAGAGGTGCCCTCGGTCAACCTGAGGAACTATTACGCACACAAAGTCAAATCCCTCATGGCGAGCTTGTCGAACATGAGCCGGAGTTCACCCAGTGAACACAGTCTGAACGAGTCAATACACTGA